In Mycolicibacterium phocaicum, one DNA window encodes the following:
- a CDS encoding NAD(P)H-quinone oxidoreductase: protein MRAIVVESPGQLAWSEVPEVTAADGEVVIDVTTAGVNRADLLQAAGLYPPPPGASEILGLEVSGVISAVGAGVENWAVGDEVCALLAGGGYAEKVAVPAAQVMPIPAGVGLHHAAGLPEVAATVWSNLGMTAHLSAGQLVLLHGGASGIGTHAIQVAHALGARVAVTASLEKLELCRELGADILINYRDEDFVERVAEAGGADVIFDIMGASYLDRNIDALAPDGRVVIIGMQGGVKGELNIAKLLAKRAGVIGTALRSRPLDGPSGKAAVISEVVQHVWPMIADGRVRPIIGTELPIEQAGTAHQLLQEGAVSGKVLLRVRD from the coding sequence ATGCGCGCCATCGTCGTCGAATCCCCAGGTCAGCTGGCATGGTCCGAGGTACCGGAGGTGACGGCCGCCGATGGCGAAGTCGTCATCGACGTGACGACCGCCGGGGTGAACCGGGCCGACCTGCTGCAAGCCGCCGGCCTCTATCCCCCGCCGCCGGGCGCCAGCGAAATCCTCGGGCTGGAGGTCTCGGGCGTCATCTCCGCCGTCGGCGCCGGCGTCGAGAACTGGGCTGTCGGTGACGAGGTGTGCGCGCTGCTCGCGGGCGGTGGCTATGCCGAGAAGGTGGCAGTGCCGGCAGCCCAGGTCATGCCGATCCCGGCGGGTGTGGGGCTGCATCATGCCGCCGGCCTGCCGGAGGTCGCCGCGACGGTGTGGTCCAACCTGGGCATGACCGCCCACCTGAGCGCCGGCCAGCTGGTGCTGCTGCACGGCGGCGCGAGCGGTATCGGCACGCATGCCATCCAGGTCGCGCACGCGCTGGGCGCCCGCGTCGCGGTCACCGCGTCACTCGAAAAGCTCGAGCTCTGCCGCGAACTCGGCGCCGACATCCTGATCAACTACCGCGACGAGGACTTCGTCGAGCGGGTGGCGGAGGCGGGCGGCGCCGACGTCATCTTCGACATCATGGGAGCCTCGTACCTGGACCGGAACATTGACGCGCTCGCCCCCGACGGCCGCGTGGTGATCATCGGCATGCAGGGCGGCGTCAAGGGCGAGCTGAATATCGCCAAGCTCCTGGCCAAGCGGGCCGGCGTCATCGGCACCGCGTTGCGCTCGCGCCCGCTGGACGGGCCGTCCGGCAAGGCCGCGGTGATTTCCGAAGTGGTGCAACATGTTTGGCCCATGATCGCCGACGGCCGGGTGCGTCCGATCATCGGTACCGAGCTGCCCATCGAGCAGGCGGGAACAGCCCACCAGCTCCTGCAGGAAGGCGCCGTGTCCGGCAAAGTGCTTCTGCGGGTGCGGGATTAG
- a CDS encoding OsmC family protein translates to MTASVTSLNAITDATRAAVTDNPAAAAVLFKASAQPEGTVGSEIALGKYQVHVDEPPALGGQHTAPNPVEYYLASLLSCQVVTYRFWAERLGIQVDSLSASAEGDLDVRGFFGLDDNVRPGFQQIRVTVNVSGPETAERYQELQDAVDAHCPVLDLTTGTTPVSTQLITG, encoded by the coding sequence ATGACTGCTTCCGTGACTTCCCTCAACGCGATCACCGATGCCACCCGGGCGGCCGTCACCGACAATCCCGCCGCGGCCGCCGTGCTGTTCAAGGCCTCGGCTCAGCCGGAAGGCACCGTCGGCAGTGAGATCGCCCTCGGCAAGTACCAGGTGCACGTCGACGAACCGCCCGCCCTCGGCGGGCAGCACACGGCGCCCAACCCCGTCGAGTACTACCTGGCTTCGCTGCTGTCGTGCCAGGTGGTGACCTACCGATTCTGGGCCGAGCGGCTCGGCATCCAGGTCGACTCCCTCAGCGCCAGCGCGGAAGGCGACCTCGATGTGCGCGGCTTCTTCGGGCTGGACGACAACGTCCGACCCGGCTTCCAGCAGATTCGGGTGACCGTCAACGTCTCCGGTCCGGAGACCGCCGAGCGCTACCAGGAACTCCAGGACGCGGTGGATGCGCACTGCCCGGTGCTGGACCTGACCACCGGCACGACGCCGGTAAGTACCCAGCTGATCACTGGTTGA
- a CDS encoding PPOX class F420-dependent oxidoreductase, which produces MSKLMFRGMDKLRHREAFDIGEPTATDFAGFDKARQIVLVTFKRSGEAMPSPINHGVADGKLYVRTDASTGKVKRLRNDPRVVVVPCNLRGKPTGQPAAGIARILPEAEHAHADAVIAANWSPAMKLFERTLDKSSSAFDIPMAYIEISPCAS; this is translated from the coding sequence ATGAGCAAGTTGATGTTTCGCGGCATGGACAAACTGCGGCACCGGGAGGCCTTCGACATCGGGGAGCCGACTGCCACCGATTTCGCCGGCTTCGACAAGGCGCGGCAGATCGTGCTCGTCACGTTCAAGCGGTCCGGTGAGGCCATGCCCAGCCCGATCAATCACGGTGTCGCCGACGGGAAGTTGTATGTCCGCACCGATGCGTCGACGGGGAAGGTGAAGCGGCTGCGCAACGATCCGCGCGTGGTCGTGGTCCCGTGCAATCTGCGGGGCAAGCCGACAGGACAACCGGCGGCCGGCATCGCCCGCATCCTTCCGGAGGCCGAGCATGCCCACGCCGACGCCGTGATCGCCGCGAACTGGTCGCCGGCCATGAAGCTGTTCGAGCGGACGCTCGACAAGAGCAGCTCCGCGTTCGACATTCCGATGGCCTACATCGAGATCAGCCCGTGCGCGTCCTGA
- a CDS encoding alpha/beta hydrolase codes for MTSISRRNLLRAATGLAGSYGVSQLTGCATSNDARAVSRPTMATGSFTSAARGGVQTNWMIARPPGSYPPLRPIIALHGQGQNADEVMSMGVEKVLADAAAANLPPVAVVSVDGGTTYWHKRSSGEDAGAMVLNELLPMLPSLGLATERVAFMGWSMGGYGALLLGNRLGAKRTAAICAVSPALFSPPTGKNFPDGAFDDASEYAANNVWGPNAVPLVPIRIDCGDSDQFAATTKQYIAQLKQQPAGSFTPGGHNHSYWDKQLPDQIRWIIPHLTA; via the coding sequence GTGACTAGCATCAGTCGGCGCAATCTTCTCCGCGCGGCAACCGGGCTAGCCGGCTCCTATGGGGTGTCGCAGTTGACCGGTTGCGCGACGTCGAACGATGCGCGCGCCGTCTCTCGTCCAACCATGGCTACAGGTTCGTTCACGTCAGCGGCTCGTGGTGGGGTGCAGACCAATTGGATGATCGCCCGCCCCCCCGGTAGTTATCCGCCTTTGCGACCGATCATTGCCCTGCATGGCCAAGGCCAGAACGCCGACGAAGTGATGAGCATGGGTGTCGAGAAAGTCTTGGCAGATGCAGCTGCCGCGAATCTTCCTCCGGTCGCGGTCGTCTCCGTTGACGGCGGTACCACCTACTGGCACAAGCGCTCCTCCGGAGAGGACGCCGGCGCCATGGTGCTCAACGAGCTTCTCCCTATGTTGCCGAGCCTGGGCCTAGCCACCGAGCGCGTCGCATTCATGGGCTGGTCGATGGGTGGATATGGCGCGTTATTGTTGGGCAACAGGCTGGGCGCCAAACGCACCGCGGCGATCTGTGCGGTCAGCCCTGCGCTCTTTAGCCCGCCAACCGGGAAGAATTTTCCCGACGGCGCGTTCGACGACGCGAGCGAATACGCGGCTAACAACGTCTGGGGGCCAAATGCGGTACCCCTGGTGCCGATACGAATCGATTGTGGCGACAGCGACCAGTTCGCCGCAACCACGAAGCAATACATAGCCCAGCTCAAACAGCAACCGGCCGGCAGCTTCACCCCCGGCGGACATAATCACAGCTACTGGGATAAACAGTTGCCAGACCAAATCCGATGGATCATTCCGCACTTGACCGCCTAG
- a CDS encoding acyltransferase family protein yields the protein MSDATGASTPRKITPKFTSLEAGRAFAALMVVLFHCNETGRDAKYFGYEALPFFRGGYSGVEYFFVLSGFVMVVAHRKDLVSHSGTARFLWKRFQRLYPTLWVVVGVLIIAMVAVPALQWAGRLSTGDIVAAVTVIPYPRERVLSVEWTLRYEIVFYLLFAICIRWRRTGVVIWLAWCGIGLASIWLVPRGILGFFVAPYPLIFAAGMIVGFVFQRMSSRIAAISVMVGGIAYLMWLTRLFVPTAVPDKLPVDALSFGAGAVLILAGLASLEHLGKVTAPRFLSFLGAASYSIYLIHYPAMSILMKVAMKLRTRGLPDYVAIALILAASVGAGILFHLIVEKRLLKITKQFGDKYFQRAPGGDKQ from the coding sequence ATGTCCGATGCGACAGGCGCCTCGACACCCCGCAAGATCACGCCGAAATTCACCTCACTGGAGGCTGGCCGCGCATTTGCTGCGCTGATGGTTGTTCTGTTCCATTGCAACGAAACCGGCCGAGACGCGAAGTACTTCGGCTACGAGGCGTTGCCCTTCTTCCGTGGCGGGTATTCCGGTGTCGAGTACTTCTTCGTGCTGAGCGGCTTCGTGATGGTGGTGGCGCACCGCAAGGACTTGGTGTCTCACAGCGGAACCGCCAGGTTCCTTTGGAAGCGATTCCAACGGTTGTACCCGACCTTGTGGGTCGTCGTCGGAGTGTTAATCATCGCAATGGTTGCCGTACCCGCGTTGCAGTGGGCCGGCAGGTTGAGCACCGGAGACATCGTTGCGGCGGTAACGGTGATCCCATATCCAAGGGAACGAGTACTTTCCGTCGAGTGGACGCTGCGTTACGAGATTGTCTTTTATCTCTTGTTCGCGATATGCATCCGCTGGAGACGAACGGGAGTCGTGATATGGCTGGCATGGTGCGGCATTGGACTTGCGAGTATTTGGCTTGTCCCACGGGGGATTCTAGGTTTTTTCGTCGCACCGTATCCTTTGATATTCGCCGCCGGAATGATCGTGGGCTTCGTGTTTCAGCGCATGTCGTCACGTATCGCTGCGATATCAGTGATGGTCGGCGGTATCGCCTATCTTATGTGGCTGACGCGTCTGTTCGTACCAACCGCCGTACCTGACAAGTTGCCAGTCGACGCTCTCAGTTTTGGCGCAGGGGCCGTGTTGATCTTGGCCGGTTTGGCCAGCCTAGAGCATTTAGGCAAGGTCACCGCGCCGCGATTCCTGAGCTTCCTCGGCGCCGCGTCCTATTCGATATACCTCATTCACTATCCGGCAATGTCGATTTTAATGAAGGTCGCCATGAAGCTGCGTACCAGAGGGCTACCGGATTACGTCGCGATCGCGCTAATTCTGGCCGCATCTGTCGGCGCAGGTATCTTATTTCACCTCATTGTCGAGAAGCGCTTACTCAAAATCACCAAGCAATTCGGAGATAAGTACTTTCAGAGAGCACCGGGCGGCGACAAGCAGTAG
- a CDS encoding right-handed parallel beta-helix repeat-containing protein gives MAVTSVSGNSANGMTVSVANPTTTPQITVGTSVSGMLKGNGTAITAGVSRTDYLAPGQARAQFTPESFGAVGNGTTDDSTALNNCFAAAGGADVYLNPAKTYMHQSVLTVGQNDTRILGGGTLLATAEATSAVHVTGNYCSIEGVTVSFSQAGATRQSVNQAQKLWVEGSNFTATNVYINGSAAAGVFMYGAAYFVLTNVYVYGTLADGIHCTHGSHDGRIIGCTSDTTGDDSFAVVSYASDGTPVKNIVNIGSYSYTSAARGFSVVGGSNIRYYGGYVVNSADAGIYIAAESSFNTLGVSRAVVDGFDIAGANTAAATSPQAGVLITNQQPSGTVITDVTVRNITLTNTNTGAASQFAIYANSGANNVLDVVIDTVQIVGTGPSQILGISNIARSIYQVPQSFLTKRLYVTSAATADPGIDQVLLLGGGAVLTLPPAAGNYRRYSVRNVYSTSLSISPTGSDQIDGAGSYTIAAGANTDFVSDQSSNWYTYP, from the coding sequence ATGGCCGTCACCTCGGTTAGCGGTAATTCAGCGAACGGTATGACCGTCTCGGTGGCAAACCCGACTACCACACCGCAGATTACCGTTGGGACCAGCGTCAGCGGGATGCTGAAGGGCAACGGCACCGCGATCACTGCAGGGGTGTCAAGGACCGACTATCTGGCGCCTGGACAGGCACGCGCCCAATTCACCCCCGAATCGTTCGGGGCGGTGGGCAACGGCACCACAGATGATTCCACCGCGCTGAACAACTGCTTCGCCGCCGCCGGCGGTGCTGACGTCTACCTCAACCCGGCCAAAACGTACATGCACCAATCGGTACTTACCGTCGGGCAGAACGATACACGCATCCTCGGGGGTGGCACACTACTTGCCACTGCCGAAGCCACCTCGGCGGTCCATGTCACCGGGAACTACTGCTCCATCGAGGGCGTTACCGTGTCGTTTTCACAAGCAGGGGCCACCCGCCAAAGCGTCAACCAAGCGCAAAAGCTATGGGTTGAGGGCAGCAACTTCACCGCTACCAATGTCTACATAAATGGGTCGGCGGCGGCCGGGGTGTTTATGTACGGCGCCGCCTACTTTGTACTCACCAATGTGTACGTATATGGCACCCTGGCCGACGGTATCCACTGCACCCACGGCTCACATGATGGCCGAATTATCGGTTGCACCAGCGACACCACAGGAGATGACAGTTTCGCCGTCGTGTCCTACGCCAGCGACGGAACTCCCGTCAAAAACATCGTCAACATCGGCAGCTACTCCTACACAAGTGCCGCCCGTGGTTTCTCCGTGGTCGGTGGCAGCAACATCCGTTACTACGGCGGCTATGTGGTCAACTCAGCGGACGCGGGGATCTACATCGCTGCTGAATCTAGCTTCAACACTCTCGGTGTGAGTCGCGCTGTTGTAGACGGCTTCGATATCGCCGGCGCCAATACTGCAGCGGCCACCAGCCCGCAGGCGGGTGTTCTGATCACTAACCAGCAGCCATCTGGCACGGTGATAACCGATGTCACCGTCAGGAACATCACCTTGACCAATACAAACACGGGCGCCGCATCGCAATTCGCCATCTACGCGAATTCCGGGGCTAACAACGTCCTCGACGTCGTCATTGACACTGTTCAGATTGTCGGCACAGGGCCGTCGCAGATCTTGGGAATCAGTAACATCGCGCGGTCAATCTACCAAGTACCGCAGAGCTTCCTGACGAAGCGACTCTATGTCACGAGTGCTGCAACTGCCGACCCTGGTATTGACCAGGTGCTTCTGCTGGGCGGCGGTGCGGTCCTGACCCTGCCGCCAGCTGCGGGTAACTATCGTCGTTACTCGGTACGCAACGTCTACAGTACTTCGCTATCGATTAGCCCCACTGGCAGTGATCAAATCGACGGCGCTGGCTCCTACACGATCGCAGCTGGCGCCAATACTGATTTCGTCAGCGACCAATCGTCTAACTGGTACACGTATCCGTAA
- a CDS encoding TniQ family protein has product MLARLPIPAGPARHEIVQSYLTRLAVLHGLPARELWEHVATTNTAHQTGRARGRVVLAERLAFVTGRQVEHLGLALPELRDPAPDWAAWRHQSQPGCGRCDARHDGGPVLRLLPHHHYVCTRHRYWIGPPDAGQQPTPLHDRVGDQIVAAQHRHNRMLARYGSAAVFDAVLTGFLICGHFWTRWPQRDRATEAVRRWEQRARWLIPPGTEPITYSTSLLFAAVYPEAVSLAELTAHPTWRQLAHGDTAEQRVFLTEACRRLGRAVPDLEDDRADAIRHWMIFDSHRPPSRPDKTFPETREYRATRPANPNSASRERTEREARWFAVKRCGGSSIVHHRHVRPVLVREWATEMADMTATISASASLHDYGGIRTQEYARQHAPNAK; this is encoded by the coding sequence GTGCTGGCCCGCCTGCCGATCCCCGCCGGACCGGCCCGCCACGAGATCGTCCAGTCTTACCTGACCCGCCTGGCCGTACTGCACGGCCTCCCAGCGCGCGAACTGTGGGAACACGTCGCCACCACCAATACCGCACACCAGACCGGCCGCGCACGGGGCCGGGTGGTGCTGGCCGAGCGGCTCGCGTTCGTCACCGGCCGCCAGGTCGAGCATCTCGGGCTGGCGCTGCCCGAACTGCGCGACCCGGCACCGGACTGGGCAGCGTGGCGCCACCAGTCCCAGCCAGGCTGCGGCCGCTGTGACGCCCGCCACGACGGCGGGCCGGTGCTGCGACTGTTGCCGCACCACCATTACGTCTGCACCCGGCACCGCTACTGGATCGGCCCACCGGACGCCGGGCAACAGCCGACACCGCTACATGATCGGGTCGGCGACCAAATCGTGGCCGCCCAGCACCGGCATAACCGAATGCTGGCCCGCTACGGTTCGGCGGCGGTGTTCGATGCGGTACTGACCGGTTTCCTGATCTGCGGTCACTTCTGGACCCGCTGGCCACAACGTGACCGCGCCACCGAGGCCGTTCGCCGGTGGGAACAACGGGCGCGGTGGCTGATCCCGCCGGGAACGGAGCCCATCACCTACTCCACCTCGCTGCTGTTCGCCGCCGTGTATCCCGAAGCGGTCAGCCTCGCCGAACTGACTGCACACCCGACCTGGCGCCAGCTCGCCCACGGCGACACCGCCGAGCAACGTGTGTTCTTGACCGAGGCGTGCCGCCGCCTTGGTCGAGCCGTCCCCGACCTCGAGGACGACCGGGCCGACGCGATCCGGCACTGGATGATCTTCGACAGCCATCGGCCGCCCAGCCGTCCGGACAAGACGTTCCCCGAAACCCGTGAATACAGGGCGACCCGGCCAGCCAATCCCAACAGTGCGAGCCGCGAGCGCACCGAGCGCGAAGCCCGTTGGTTCGCGGTCAAGCGGTGCGGCGGCAGCAGCATCGTGCACCACCGGCACGTTCGGCCCGTTCTCGTCCGTGAATGGGCCACCGAGATGGCCGACATGACCGCCACAATCTCGGCTAGCGCATCGCTGCACGACTACGGCGGCATCCGCACACAGGAATACGCCCGACAGCACGCTCCAAACGCTAAATAG
- a CDS encoding TniB family NTP-binding protein yields the protein MVTCNDSDGGAEVGADEPLTTKEGWRRFVNRQPVAPDGHNPATLELLTDAEREAVTEARQAYHGDLPLANTPTIQKVISTARLLVQLNRNQISARRGLIVSGESGTGKTTALTQLGRTHELHIRRRFPHDANRLPVLYVTVPPASTARMLAMEFARFLGLSFTSRANITDIVDAVCHTAARTGVELVLVDEVHNLNLSTRPGAEVSDQLKYFAERLPATFIYAGIDVEAAGLFAGVRGRQIAGRFTMIGASAFAYGTGEQREQWRALVATMESTLRLHRHKTGSLVTLDEYLYRRSGGMIGSLSHLVRGAAVLAIEDGSERITRPLLDIVPVDHAAERGAAGDRSRRAIG from the coding sequence ATGGTGACCTGCAACGACAGTGACGGCGGGGCCGAGGTTGGGGCCGATGAGCCGCTGACCACCAAGGAAGGGTGGCGGCGGTTCGTGAACCGCCAACCTGTCGCGCCCGATGGGCATAACCCGGCCACGCTGGAGTTACTCACCGACGCCGAGCGCGAGGCGGTCACGGAGGCGCGGCAGGCCTACCACGGCGACCTGCCTCTGGCGAACACCCCGACGATCCAAAAGGTCATCTCCACCGCGCGACTGCTGGTGCAGCTGAACCGCAACCAGATCTCCGCCCGGCGGGGCCTGATCGTGTCCGGGGAGTCAGGCACCGGCAAGACCACCGCGCTCACACAGTTGGGCCGCACCCACGAACTGCATATCCGCCGCCGATTCCCGCACGACGCGAATCGACTCCCGGTTCTTTATGTGACCGTCCCGCCCGCCTCGACCGCGCGGATGCTTGCAATGGAGTTCGCCCGCTTCCTCGGCCTGTCGTTCACCAGCCGGGCCAACATCACCGACATCGTCGACGCGGTCTGCCACACCGCGGCCCGTACCGGTGTTGAGCTGGTGCTCGTCGATGAGGTGCACAACCTGAACCTGTCCACCCGCCCCGGTGCCGAAGTGTCCGACCAGTTGAAGTATTTCGCCGAGCGGCTACCAGCAACGTTCATCTACGCCGGCATCGACGTCGAAGCGGCCGGGCTGTTCGCCGGGGTCCGGGGCCGGCAGATCGCCGGCCGCTTCACCATGATCGGGGCCAGCGCGTTCGCCTACGGCACCGGCGAGCAGCGTGAGCAGTGGCGGGCACTGGTCGCCACGATGGAATCCACCCTGCGGCTGCACCGGCACAAGACCGGATCCCTGGTCACGCTGGACGAATACCTCTACCGGCGCAGCGGCGGCATGATCGGCAGCCTGTCCCACCTGGTCCGCGGCGCAGCGGTCCTGGCCATCGAGGACGGCAGCGAACGGATCACCCGCCCGCTGCTCGATATCGTCCCGGTCGATCACGCCGCCGAACGTGGTGCTGCCGGGGATCGTTCACGCCGGGCGATCGGCTGA
- a CDS encoding DDE-type integrase/transposase/recombinase, whose protein sequence is MTRPAVLRPGDRVVFDGGEHQVLGLVGTSVRLRSDDGVEQVVLVSHLLSCPDFELLGHVERVGVEPFGLLDGLPTGVVDAAREWERHVVEVDTGLAPGAEPGSVPRDGFDPAVSTVSQRAERKAAELGVSVRTMHSRRARYAQQGLWGLVDQRGAREAAITGRADARVVAAVRAALEAETNTSTGTRTRLMRRVVQQLEAEHGPGVVPLPGRSAFYRLIDALATGRHSFGSAVTRRQTANRPAGMFTPSFAARPGEQVQIDSTPIDVLVLLDDGTPARADLTIVVDVATRTICAAVLRPVGTKAVDAALLLARMLVPEPMRPGWNHALRMSASVLPHARLLDIDARMELAAAKPVIVPDTITIDGGKVFVSETFTRACERLGISVQQARPRTPTDKAIVEATFGSINTLFCQHVASYTGPNPTRRGADVSGAWTLTELQDLLDEWLLAGWQTRPHDALRDPLAPRRMLSPNEMYAALVAAAGYLPLTLTGEDYLELLPVTWRQINAYGITINYRTYDIPELGPLRLQHSGVTARRGLWEVHYDPYDATRVFVRTGDGWLTVPWTHLPMVTAPFAEFTWRHARVLTAQRGGDDSNETQVARVLDDLLTRAAAGPVDKRTDRVAARTRLTSVTNSLIAPSDHPEPEPESTGEPLATVIPFGVFDAAAEADKW, encoded by the coding sequence GTGACGCGGCCGGCGGTGCTGCGCCCGGGCGACCGGGTGGTGTTCGACGGCGGCGAGCACCAGGTGCTGGGGCTGGTTGGCACGTCGGTGCGGCTGCGGTCGGACGACGGTGTCGAGCAGGTCGTGCTGGTATCGCATCTGTTGTCCTGTCCGGACTTCGAGCTGCTGGGTCACGTTGAGCGGGTCGGGGTGGAGCCGTTCGGGCTGCTGGACGGCCTGCCGACTGGCGTCGTCGACGCGGCGCGGGAGTGGGAGCGGCATGTAGTCGAGGTCGACACAGGGCTGGCGCCGGGAGCGGAGCCGGGATCGGTGCCTCGGGATGGGTTCGACCCGGCGGTGAGCACGGTGAGCCAGCGGGCTGAGCGTAAAGCGGCAGAGCTGGGGGTGAGCGTGCGCACGATGCACTCGCGCCGTGCCCGCTATGCACAGCAGGGTTTGTGGGGTTTGGTTGATCAACGCGGTGCGCGTGAGGCAGCGATCACTGGACGCGCTGATGCGCGGGTGGTCGCGGCGGTACGGGCGGCGCTGGAGGCCGAGACGAACACCTCGACCGGCACGCGCACGCGGCTGATGCGCCGGGTCGTTCAACAACTGGAGGCTGAGCACGGGCCGGGGGTGGTGCCGCTGCCGGGTCGCTCCGCGTTTTACCGGCTGATCGACGCCTTGGCTACCGGTCGGCACAGTTTCGGGTCGGCGGTCACACGGCGGCAGACGGCGAACCGTCCGGCTGGGATGTTCACCCCGTCCTTCGCCGCGCGGCCCGGTGAGCAGGTGCAGATCGATTCGACCCCGATCGACGTGCTGGTCCTGCTCGATGACGGCACACCGGCACGCGCGGACTTGACAATCGTGGTGGACGTGGCCACCCGCACGATCTGCGCGGCGGTGCTGCGGCCGGTCGGAACGAAAGCGGTGGACGCCGCGTTGCTGCTGGCGCGGATGCTGGTGCCCGAACCGATGCGCCCCGGCTGGAATCACGCGTTGCGGATGTCGGCATCGGTGTTGCCGCACGCACGGCTGCTGGACATCGACGCGCGGATGGAGCTGGCGGCAGCCAAGCCGGTGATCGTGCCGGACACGATCACCATCGACGGCGGAAAAGTGTTCGTGTCCGAAACGTTCACCAGAGCATGTGAGCGGTTAGGGATTTCCGTGCAGCAGGCCCGGCCCCGCACCCCGACGGACAAGGCGATCGTGGAGGCCACGTTTGGGTCGATCAACACGCTGTTCTGCCAACACGTCGCCTCCTACACCGGTCCGAACCCGACCCGGCGCGGAGCCGACGTGTCCGGGGCGTGGACGCTGACCGAGTTGCAGGACCTGCTCGATGAGTGGCTGCTGGCCGGCTGGCAGACCCGCCCGCACGACGCGCTACGCGACCCACTGGCACCGCGCCGCATGCTCAGCCCGAACGAGATGTACGCCGCGCTGGTCGCCGCGGCCGGATATCTGCCACTGACCCTGACCGGAGAAGACTATTTGGAGTTGCTGCCGGTGACCTGGCGGCAGATCAACGCCTACGGCATCACCATCAACTACCGCACCTACGACATTCCCGAACTCGGGCCACTACGGTTGCAGCACTCCGGCGTGACCGCCCGCCGCGGGCTCTGGGAGGTCCACTACGACCCGTATGACGCGACCCGGGTGTTCGTGCGCACCGGCGACGGGTGGCTGACCGTCCCGTGGACGCATCTGCCGATGGTGACCGCGCCGTTCGCCGAGTTCACCTGGCGGCACGCCCGCGTCCTGACCGCGCAGCGCGGCGGTGACGACAGCAACGAAACGCAGGTCGCCCGCGTGCTGGATGACCTGTTGACCCGCGCAGCCGCCGGACCGGTCGACAAGCGCACCGACCGGGTCGCCGCCCGCACCCGCCTGACCAGCGTGACCAATTCGCTGATCGCGCCGTCCGACCATCCCGAGCCCGAGCCCGAGTCAACCGGCGAGCCATTGGCGACGGTGATCCCGTTCGGGGTGTTCGACGCCGCCGCCGAGGCCGACAAATGGTGA
- a CDS encoding ExeA family protein has translation MPFGRDLAPSMLHRHPGHSEAIARIGWCVDQCAIGVITGEVGAGKTVAIRAAATLDPARHVIIYLANPTIGVRGMLTHIVATLGHTPAFHTARLAPQAADALAAEHAERGRNPVLVVDEAHLLDNHQLEAIRLLTNHDMDSGSPFAVVLVGQPTLRHRLRLGVLAALDQRIAVRYTLPGMTAADTADYIGHHTKIAGRSDALFADDAMTLIHNASRGHPRAVNNLALHALTAAFAAGHSIVGEKAARIAISETATD, from the coding sequence ATGCCGTTCGGGCGGGATCTGGCGCCGTCGATGCTGCACCGCCACCCCGGCCACAGCGAAGCGATCGCCCGCATCGGCTGGTGTGTGGACCAATGCGCCATCGGCGTCATCACCGGCGAAGTCGGCGCTGGCAAAACCGTCGCGATCCGCGCGGCAGCCACCTTGGATCCGGCGCGGCACGTAATCATCTACCTCGCCAACCCCACCATCGGGGTGCGCGGCATGCTCACCCACATCGTGGCCACCCTCGGGCACACCCCGGCGTTTCACACCGCCCGGCTGGCTCCCCAAGCCGCAGACGCCTTGGCCGCCGAGCACGCTGAACGTGGCCGCAACCCCGTGTTAGTCGTCGATGAAGCCCACCTGCTCGACAACCATCAACTCGAAGCGATCCGGCTGCTGACCAACCACGACATGGACAGTGGTTCACCGTTCGCCGTGGTCCTGGTCGGGCAACCCACCCTGCGGCACCGACTGCGTCTGGGTGTTCTGGCCGCGTTGGATCAGCGCATCGCCGTGCGCTACACCCTGCCCGGCATGACAGCGGCCGACACCGCCGACTACATCGGGCATCACACCAAGATCGCCGGCCGCTCCGATGCGCTGTTCGCCGACGACGCGATGACCCTGATCCACAACGCCTCCCGTGGACATCCGCGTGCGGTCAACAATCTCGCCCTGCACGCGCTCACGGCCGCGTTCGCCGCCGGGCACTCCATCGTCGGGGAGAAAGCCGCCCGCATCGCCATCAGCGAAACAGCAACCGACTGA